The Drosophila gunungcola strain Sukarami chromosome 3L unlocalized genomic scaffold, Dgunungcola_SK_2 000003F, whole genome shotgun sequence genome contains a region encoding:
- the LOC128258612 gene encoding EGFR adapter protein isoform X2, with protein MKSLVATEPTCNDNEKVAQTPSSDEDNSPTELNSCKRLADKPPLVKRLTMGLLRHNEESRPLVGDMTPLSAPLDIQPVYSNGYINEDSYIDSKFGDSCRQSLTAIPMLDNVNLNDNNEFNLKKRYLRETSSANSSPKIFANRLRMNQGASAQRSSSLATAFGNVGGEEEDLDLKDACWYQAGISRDIAVEVLQSKSPGAFLVRKSSSKPGCYALTLRVPSPPGPKIANYIILRSPRGYKIKGFRKEFSSLKALITHHSVMPELLPVPLAMPRPTNMSSSRRNLDDFDTYDSLQMLLKYLRAKNMETEQQQ; from the exons ATGAAAAGTTTAGTTGCCACCGAACCAAC TTGCAATGACAATGAAAAGGTGGCCCAAACGCCAAGCTCTGATGAGGACAACTCGCCCACCGAACTAAACAGTTGCAAGCGTTTGGCGGACAAGCCTCCTTTG GTCAAACGCTTAACGATGGGTCTGCTGCGCCACAACGAAGAGTCACGGCCACTGGTGGGCGACATGACCCCTTTGAGTGCTCCCCTGGACATCCAGCCGGTGTATTCGAATGGCTACATAAACGAGGACTCCTACATCGACAGCAAGTTCGGCGACTCGTGCCGTCAATCCTTGACAGCCATTCCCATGCTGGACAATGTCAACCTGAACGACAACAATGAGTTCAATCTCAAGAAGCGGTATCTCAGGGAGACGAGCAGCG CCAACTCAAGCCCCAAAATCTTCGCCAATCGCCTGCGGATGAACCAGGGAGCCAGTGCCCAGCGGAGCAGCAGTCTGGCCACCGCATTCGGCAATGTGGGTGGCGAAGAGGAGGATCTGGATCTGAAGGATGCGTGCTGGTATCAGGCGGGCATTTCCCGCGATATAGCCGTAGAGGTCCTGCAAAGCAAGAGCCCAGGTGCGTTTCTTGTGCGCAAGAGCAGCTCCAAGCCAGGATGTTATGCACTCACACTGCGCGTACCTTCGCCACCTGGGCCAAAGATAGCAAACTATATTATCCTTAGGTCTCCAAGGGGCTACAAAATAAAG GGCTTTCGCAAGGAGTTCTCCAGCCTGAAAGCCTTGATCACCCACCACTCGGTGATGCCCGAACTGCTGCCTGTCCCATTGGCCATGCCCCGTCCCACCAACATGTCATCCTCCCGGCGGAATCTCGACGACTTTGATACCTACGACTCGCTGCAGATGCTGCTGAAGTATCTGCGTGCCAAGAACATGGAGacggagcagcagcagtag
- the LOC128258612 gene encoding EGFR adapter protein isoform X1 — protein sequence MPKSKAATMITNNNLDYDQGSASSNTAAAATSTASTAATSAAMSNRNGSTSSSSNSSPTADSSNSNSNSSSNANINPNSNQNSNSNSNSYFNRFDNRIAANLAAVLTGAGARFRSSSCSNRQPAAGLANSAVLRSPLATITRGKTSLAAPSSPASLGRRRPLQLFTHANLNCNDNEKVAQTPSSDEDNSPTELNSCKRLADKPPLVKRLTMGLLRHNEESRPLVGDMTPLSAPLDIQPVYSNGYINEDSYIDSKFGDSCRQSLTAIPMLDNVNLNDNNEFNLKKRYLRETSSANSSPKIFANRLRMNQGASAQRSSSLATAFGNVGGEEEDLDLKDACWYQAGISRDIAVEVLQSKSPGAFLVRKSSSKPGCYALTLRVPSPPGPKIANYIILRSPRGYKIKGFRKEFSSLKALITHHSVMPELLPVPLAMPRPTNMSSSRRNLDDFDTYDSLQMLLKYLRAKNMETEQQQ from the exons ATGCCCAAAAGCAAGGCCGCCACAATGATAACCAACAATAATTTGGATTATGACCAGGGcagcgccagcagcaacacggcggcagcagcaacatcaaccgCAAGCACAGCGGCAACATCGGCGGCCATGAGCAACAGAAAtggcagcaccagcagcagcagcaactcctCGCCCACGGCAGACAGTTcgaactcaaactcaaactcgaGCTCAAACGCAAATATAAatccaaattcaaatcagaaTTCCAACTCCAATTCAAACTCATATTTCAACCGATTCGACAATCGTATAGCGGCCAATTTGGCTGCCGTTTTAACCGGAGCTGGAGCCCGTTTTCGATCCTCATCCTGCAGCAATCGTCAGCCAGCAGCTGGTTTGGCGAATTCGGCCGTTTTGAGATCCCCCTTGGCCACCATTACTCGTGGTAAGACAAGTCTGGCCGCGCCCTCTTCGCCCGCAAGTCTAGGACGTCGTCGCCCCCTGCAACTCTTCACACACGCAAATCTCAA TTGCAATGACAATGAAAAGGTGGCCCAAACGCCAAGCTCTGATGAGGACAACTCGCCCACCGAACTAAACAGTTGCAAGCGTTTGGCGGACAAGCCTCCTTTG GTCAAACGCTTAACGATGGGTCTGCTGCGCCACAACGAAGAGTCACGGCCACTGGTGGGCGACATGACCCCTTTGAGTGCTCCCCTGGACATCCAGCCGGTGTATTCGAATGGCTACATAAACGAGGACTCCTACATCGACAGCAAGTTCGGCGACTCGTGCCGTCAATCCTTGACAGCCATTCCCATGCTGGACAATGTCAACCTGAACGACAACAATGAGTTCAATCTCAAGAAGCGGTATCTCAGGGAGACGAGCAGCG CCAACTCAAGCCCCAAAATCTTCGCCAATCGCCTGCGGATGAACCAGGGAGCCAGTGCCCAGCGGAGCAGCAGTCTGGCCACCGCATTCGGCAATGTGGGTGGCGAAGAGGAGGATCTGGATCTGAAGGATGCGTGCTGGTATCAGGCGGGCATTTCCCGCGATATAGCCGTAGAGGTCCTGCAAAGCAAGAGCCCAGGTGCGTTTCTTGTGCGCAAGAGCAGCTCCAAGCCAGGATGTTATGCACTCACACTGCGCGTACCTTCGCCACCTGGGCCAAAGATAGCAAACTATATTATCCTTAGGTCTCCAAGGGGCTACAAAATAAAG GGCTTTCGCAAGGAGTTCTCCAGCCTGAAAGCCTTGATCACCCACCACTCGGTGATGCCCGAACTGCTGCCTGTCCCATTGGCCATGCCCCGTCCCACCAACATGTCATCCTCCCGGCGGAATCTCGACGACTTTGATACCTACGACTCGCTGCAGATGCTGCTGAAGTATCTGCGTGCCAAGAACATGGAGacggagcagcagcagtag